One Gimesia aquarii DNA segment encodes these proteins:
- a CDS encoding dolichyl-phosphate beta-glucosyltransferase — protein sequence MSSAIIVIPCFNEEKRLEILQFRKYGITHRNHHFLFVNDGSSDRTGIILDELKEFDPDAFDVLHLPRNQGKAEAVRQGILQAMHADVDYAGFWDADLATPLEMISEFTAQLDQTPELSMVIGSRVKLLGRQIERQQLRHYLGRVFATAASIVLKLPIYDSQCGAKMFRVTPETKTLFTTRFLTNWIFDVELLARARQLEKFFQCSSLEETVYELPLTKWMDVAGSKVKPHDFLKAFFELCSIYWNYLRPSIKEPFTQLSETPVTEEIRRAA from the coding sequence ATGTCATCTGCCATCATCGTCATTCCCTGTTTCAATGAAGAAAAACGATTAGAGATTCTGCAGTTTCGCAAATACGGAATCACTCATCGCAATCATCATTTTTTATTTGTCAATGATGGGAGTAGCGACCGGACTGGCATCATTCTGGATGAACTGAAAGAGTTCGATCCCGACGCGTTTGATGTGCTTCATCTTCCTCGCAATCAAGGCAAAGCCGAAGCCGTTCGCCAGGGAATATTGCAGGCAATGCACGCGGATGTTGACTATGCCGGATTCTGGGATGCGGATCTTGCCACGCCCCTCGAGATGATTTCCGAATTCACAGCGCAACTTGACCAGACTCCAGAGCTGTCAATGGTCATTGGCTCACGTGTCAAACTTTTGGGAAGACAGATTGAACGACAACAACTCAGGCACTATCTCGGTCGTGTTTTTGCGACTGCGGCCTCCATTGTATTAAAGCTTCCCATTTATGATTCTCAGTGTGGTGCCAAAATGTTTCGTGTGACCCCAGAAACGAAAACGCTATTTACCACACGATTTTTGACAAACTGGATTTTTGATGTCGAGCTTCTTGCTCGAGCTCGCCAGTTGGAAAAGTTTTTTCAGTGTTCTTCACTTGAAGAGACCGTTTATGAACTACCGCTGACAAAATGGATGGATGTTGCCGGTTCAAAAGTCAAACCGCACGATTTTCTTAAAGCGTTCTTTGAGCTGTGTTCCATTTACTGGAACTATCTAAGGCCTTCAATCAAAGAACCTTTCACTCAATTGTCTGAAACTCCAGTGACGGAAGAAATTCGCAGAGCAGCCTAA
- a CDS encoding DUF4159 domain-containing protein: protein MEGSDNQKLCLTLRWILTFVVCFTFCMQPFFTASAQELTAKSVADSIERGRDFLLKNQNESGSWPAPIGSSYSVGVSCLALMAIINCGMTAKDEPVQRGLKYLRSIRPPGPKGTYQVSLMIMALAAAKDGKRDLTLIQSLVSRLESSQVKNGPDAGGWSYGPGMAIGGVGTADRSNSQYAVLALRDAVHAGVPVSLSTWRLIKQYWSTQQSADGGWGYQSRGGKSRGSMTVAGIATMVIVNSMLGDDLKVNPDGTPICCDKKEVDESIQRAVRWMTNHFSVGSNPGVNSWLLYYLYGLERAGRLSGTRFFGKHDWYREGADFLVKRQSVRDGSWKGSGQIEGNPVLGTSFVLLFLSKGLAPVLINKLEYNTKQKVAQNKDAIPNWNHHQNDILNLTDALSGRPDWPKLLTWQTVNLELAIQSGSVQVLRQAPVLFISGLDDPEFGEKETTTLKQYVEQGGFIFAVDNCNGAGFDRGFRQLIQRMYPQGEAQLKRLTAEHPVFRCEYLLDAESVELYGVDVGCRTSIIYCPDDLACLWDKWMRFPSKKRSAQATSMITRSIRIGTNVIAYATGREPPNKLDQEELANQGGAQDQIERGFLQIAKLRHSGTWDAAPRALRNLLKALNQKAGMIASTKPLNLPASDPSLLKYPLLYMHGRTQFSLSKTEQATLKQALENGAVLFADACCGSQPFDQSFRQMIHEMFPTKKLKRIPINHSLFTEQTGHDVRKVRRRQMEVNDVNQPLKAKTVVVEPLLEGIEIDGHLAVIYSKYDISCALEQQASVACSGYIPQDAANLALNIVRYALLQDINFKEKVEHLKVD from the coding sequence ATGGAAGGTTCCGATAATCAAAAGCTGTGTTTAACGTTGCGATGGATACTGACGTTTGTTGTTTGCTTTACTTTTTGTATGCAGCCGTTCTTCACTGCTTCTGCCCAGGAACTCACTGCGAAGTCGGTTGCCGACTCGATTGAGCGGGGACGAGATTTTCTGCTGAAAAATCAAAACGAGAGTGGTTCGTGGCCAGCTCCCATCGGTTCCAGCTATAGTGTCGGAGTCAGCTGTCTGGCTTTGATGGCAATTATCAATTGTGGAATGACAGCCAAAGACGAACCGGTCCAAAGAGGTTTAAAATATTTAAGGTCAATTCGTCCTCCCGGTCCAAAGGGGACTTATCAGGTCAGTTTGATGATCATGGCTCTGGCCGCTGCGAAGGATGGAAAACGGGATTTAACGTTAATTCAGTCTCTCGTCAGTCGTCTGGAGTCAAGCCAGGTAAAAAATGGTCCCGATGCAGGAGGCTGGAGCTATGGTCCTGGTATGGCCATTGGTGGAGTGGGAACCGCAGACAGAAGTAACAGCCAGTACGCTGTATTGGCTTTACGAGATGCGGTTCATGCGGGTGTGCCTGTCAGCCTGAGTACGTGGCGATTGATCAAACAGTATTGGAGTACTCAGCAAAGTGCGGATGGAGGTTGGGGATATCAGTCCCGAGGCGGAAAAAGCAGAGGCAGTATGACAGTGGCTGGTATCGCCACGATGGTGATTGTGAATTCCATGCTGGGGGATGATTTGAAAGTCAATCCCGATGGAACACCCATTTGCTGTGATAAAAAAGAAGTAGATGAGTCAATACAACGAGCAGTCCGTTGGATGACAAACCATTTTTCTGTGGGGAGCAATCCGGGGGTGAATTCCTGGTTGCTCTATTATCTTTATGGCCTCGAACGGGCAGGGCGACTCAGTGGGACACGTTTTTTTGGAAAACACGACTGGTACCGAGAAGGCGCTGATTTCCTTGTGAAAAGACAGTCAGTGCGTGATGGTTCCTGGAAGGGTTCAGGGCAAATAGAAGGTAATCCTGTCTTAGGGACCAGTTTTGTTTTGTTGTTTCTCTCTAAGGGGCTGGCCCCCGTCTTGATCAATAAGCTGGAATACAACACAAAGCAGAAAGTCGCTCAAAATAAGGATGCCATTCCTAATTGGAACCACCATCAAAACGATATTTTGAATCTGACAGACGCTTTATCAGGGCGTCCCGATTGGCCCAAACTTCTCACCTGGCAGACCGTTAACCTGGAGCTGGCAATTCAAAGTGGAAGTGTGCAGGTTCTCAGGCAGGCGCCTGTTCTCTTCATCAGTGGGCTGGACGATCCGGAATTTGGTGAAAAAGAAACAACGACGTTGAAGCAATATGTGGAACAAGGTGGTTTTATTTTTGCAGTTGATAACTGTAATGGAGCCGGATTTGATCGGGGATTTCGTCAATTGATTCAACGTATGTATCCACAGGGAGAAGCCCAACTGAAACGATTGACTGCGGAACATCCCGTGTTTCGTTGTGAGTATTTACTCGATGCCGAAAGTGTCGAGCTTTACGGAGTGGATGTTGGCTGTCGAACTTCAATCATTTACTGCCCCGATGATCTTGCTTGTTTGTGGGATAAGTGGATGCGATTTCCCTCGAAGAAGCGTTCGGCCCAAGCCACATCAATGATTACACGTTCCATTAGAATTGGTACGAATGTGATTGCTTATGCCACCGGTCGCGAACCACCAAATAAACTCGATCAGGAAGAATTAGCCAACCAGGGAGGGGCACAAGATCAGATTGAACGTGGATTTTTGCAAATCGCCAAGCTTCGTCATTCTGGTACCTGGGATGCGGCTCCCCGTGCATTACGTAATTTATTAAAGGCACTCAATCAAAAAGCAGGCATGATTGCCTCCACAAAACCCTTGAACTTGCCTGCCAGCGATCCGAGTCTTCTGAAATATCCGCTGCTTTATATGCATGGGCGAACTCAGTTCAGCCTTTCGAAAACAGAGCAGGCAACACTGAAGCAGGCTCTCGAAAATGGAGCGGTCTTATTTGCCGATGCCTGTTGTGGCTCTCAACCTTTTGATCAAAGCTTTCGGCAAATGATTCATGAGATGTTTCCCACAAAAAAATTGAAGCGCATCCCCATTAATCACTCACTCTTTACAGAACAAACGGGTCATGATGTTCGCAAAGTCAGACGTCGTCAAATGGAAGTAAACGACGTCAACCAACCTCTCAAAGCGAAAACAGTGGTTGTTGAACCGTTGCTGGAAGGCATCGAAATTGACGGGCATCTGGCGGTCATCTATAGTAAATACGATATCAGTTGTGCCTTGGAACAGCAGGCTTCGGTTGCTTGTTCTGGATATATTCCACAGGATGCAGCCAATCTGGCTTTGAATATCGTGCGCTACGCTCTGCTTCAGGATATCAACTTTAAAGAAAAGGTAGAACACCTGAAAGTCGATTAA
- a CDS encoding PQQ-binding-like beta-propeller repeat protein, which yields MKKFLFRFALLNLLACFAFVSTGCESRESTTKPAPGTETDLGGAAPIDEAGSTTGGAGVDIPAPDSEPKESGPELDPDGNPVESKVEEKPKETTLAKASPKKGESKTASTGKKSNITGDWTMWGGSPSRNMVNKTTGVSIDFKPGEGDEPGENILWVSKLGSQTYGNPVVADGQVYVGTNNGGKYRPQYEDDLGVVLCFDEKTGDFKWQLSREKLPQGRVNDWPEQGICAAPCVEGDRLWVVTNRCELMCLDANGFYDNENDGPVTDEKDTDKKDADIIWSLDMIEDLGVFPHNLATSSPVVHGDYVFLLTSNGVDEAHLEVPAPRAPCFLAVNKKTGKVVWEDNTPFDQILHGQWSSPAIGEVNGQVQVYFPGGDGWLYAFTPEGDGDGNAKLIWKFDLNPKDSKWELGGRGTRNAIISTPVFYDNSVILGVGQDPEHGEGVGHIYRIDATKTGDISPQISDGKKGWKDNPNSGQIWHYGGEDVDGKLTGKKGELLFRRTMSTVAVADGLVYAPDLSGFVHCLDLATGKRYWEYDMFAACWGSPMVVDGKVFIGNEDGMLVILEAGKEKKLLDEKTFNSSIYSTPTIANGKMYISDRSQLYSIKVTD from the coding sequence ATGAAAAAGTTTCTATTTCGATTCGCTCTGTTAAATTTGCTTGCATGCTTTGCATTCGTTTCAACAGGGTGTGAATCCCGTGAATCAACGACGAAACCTGCACCCGGAACAGAAACCGATCTGGGAGGCGCCGCTCCAATCGACGAAGCTGGTTCTACAACAGGCGGAGCTGGCGTAGATATTCCTGCACCGGATTCTGAACCAAAAGAATCCGGCCCAGAATTGGATCCTGATGGGAATCCTGTGGAATCAAAGGTAGAAGAAAAACCCAAAGAAACGACATTGGCAAAAGCCTCTCCTAAAAAAGGGGAAAGTAAAACGGCATCAACCGGCAAAAAATCTAACATTACTGGTGACTGGACAATGTGGGGCGGTTCTCCCTCTCGCAACATGGTCAACAAAACCACTGGAGTTTCAATCGACTTCAAACCTGGTGAAGGTGACGAACCAGGAGAGAACATTCTCTGGGTTTCGAAGCTAGGCTCACAAACTTATGGTAATCCTGTTGTTGCCGATGGTCAGGTTTATGTAGGAACCAACAATGGCGGGAAGTATCGTCCTCAGTATGAAGATGACCTGGGTGTCGTACTTTGCTTTGACGAAAAAACGGGAGACTTTAAATGGCAGCTCTCTCGTGAAAAGCTTCCACAAGGCCGTGTGAACGATTGGCCCGAGCAGGGAATCTGTGCTGCACCTTGCGTTGAAGGAGATCGCCTGTGGGTTGTCACAAACCGTTGCGAACTCATGTGCCTTGATGCAAACGGGTTTTATGACAACGAAAATGATGGCCCTGTCACAGATGAAAAAGATACCGATAAGAAAGATGCTGACATCATCTGGTCACTCGACATGATTGAAGACCTGGGAGTATTTCCTCACAACCTGGCAACCAGTTCGCCTGTTGTTCACGGCGATTACGTCTTCCTGTTGACCTCAAATGGAGTTGACGAAGCCCACTTGGAAGTACCTGCTCCTCGTGCCCCTTGTTTTCTGGCAGTCAATAAGAAAACAGGGAAGGTCGTTTGGGAAGACAATACTCCCTTTGATCAAATTCTGCATGGTCAATGGTCTTCTCCTGCAATTGGCGAAGTGAACGGTCAAGTTCAGGTTTATTTCCCCGGTGGTGATGGCTGGCTCTATGCATTCACTCCTGAAGGTGACGGCGATGGAAATGCCAAACTGATCTGGAAATTCGACCTGAATCCTAAAGATTCAAAATGGGAACTCGGTGGTCGAGGTACTCGTAATGCTATCATTAGTACTCCTGTTTTTTATGATAACAGTGTGATCCTGGGTGTCGGTCAAGACCCTGAACATGGTGAAGGCGTTGGCCACATTTACCGCATCGATGCCACAAAAACAGGTGACATCAGCCCTCAGATTTCTGATGGTAAGAAGGGGTGGAAAGATAACCCCAACTCCGGGCAGATCTGGCACTATGGCGGGGAAGATGTGGATGGCAAGCTGACCGGTAAAAAAGGTGAGCTGTTATTCCGGCGAACCATGTCGACTGTTGCTGTCGCTGATGGTCTGGTTTACGCTCCTGACCTGAGTGGTTTCGTCCATTGCCTCGATTTGGCAACCGGAAAACGCTATTGGGAATATGATATGTTTGCCGCCTGCTGGGGCTCTCCCATGGTAGTCGATGGTAAAGTATTTATTGGAAATGAAGACGGAATGTTAGTCATTCTTGAAGCTGGCAAGGAAAAGAAACTGCTGGATGAGAAGACGTTCAATTCTTCAATCTACAGTACACCAACCATCGCGAATGGCAAAATGTACATTTCTGATCGATCTCAATTATACTCGATCAAAGTGACTGATTAA
- a CDS encoding PQQ-binding-like beta-propeller repeat protein: MRRMNMVLVGSAMLFFTASLATAGDWAHWRGPEHNGISRETNLVDAWSLDGKNVIWKSDIGGRSAPIILDGRVYLNCRTHHDVNDPEDKIHSREQVVCWDAKTGKELWKDEFNVFQTDIPSPRVGWASMAGDPETGNVFVHSVSGLFRCYSPEGKVLWETSLAEDYGKISGYGGRTQTPVVDENRVIVSFLQLNWGKTAVPPPKQTYYAFDKKTGKLLWTAAPGGKPYDTNYSVPIVTVIDGTRMLIAGNSDGGCYALNARTGEKLWGFKMSKRGLNCSPVTDGNLVYIAHGEDNIDNVEFGRIQCIDGSKRGDITETGSVWRVDGVKAGYASVLVKDGILYVVADTGRMYAYDSKTGKELWTYNLGTVGKGSPVWADGKLYVMEVNGNIHILKPSREKCEELSHVQLLARVDKGLDEIYASPAIADGRIYFVTRDRTICIGDESKNPSSGSVPPLGAEKAKQDKIASIQLTPFEIAATQGEKIDYEVLAYDANGHFIKKVDAKITPGKGLEGSKVDGLSLTTPADLKAPAAGTVSVKVGDATAESRIRVFPPLPWKFDLEGYKGKQVPPAWVNAFLKLQPNEVDGTTALKASPGKGRPSATIWLGPSDMSQLAPNGYTVQADVFLKEQKRKLASMGVTVNRYNLILKGNSSKLAIQSWAPHKRMTKEVRFRSDPDVWYTLKLKVDIKDGQATVKGKVWPRKKPEPKEWTIEASDPHANMKGSPGLYLYRLADAYFDNIIVSEDK; encoded by the coding sequence ATGCGAAGAATGAACATGGTGCTTGTCGGCTCCGCTATGCTGTTTTTCACCGCCTCTCTTGCAACGGCAGGCGACTGGGCACACTGGCGTGGCCCGGAGCATAATGGAATTTCCCGTGAAACCAACCTGGTTGATGCCTGGTCTCTTGACGGTAAAAATGTGATCTGGAAATCAGACATTGGCGGTCGTTCTGCCCCGATTATTTTAGATGGTCGTGTCTATCTAAATTGTCGAACACACCATGATGTCAATGATCCGGAAGATAAAATCCATTCCAGAGAGCAAGTTGTCTGCTGGGATGCTAAGACGGGCAAAGAACTCTGGAAAGATGAGTTTAATGTCTTTCAAACCGACATCCCTTCACCTCGCGTGGGCTGGGCCAGTATGGCCGGCGATCCGGAAACCGGAAACGTTTTCGTTCACTCAGTCAGTGGTCTGTTTCGATGCTACTCTCCTGAAGGTAAAGTGCTCTGGGAAACCTCGCTGGCCGAAGACTATGGAAAAATCTCTGGTTATGGTGGACGAACACAAACACCCGTCGTTGATGAAAATCGGGTGATTGTCAGTTTTCTGCAACTTAACTGGGGTAAGACTGCCGTTCCTCCTCCAAAACAGACTTACTATGCCTTTGATAAGAAAACTGGAAAACTGCTTTGGACAGCCGCCCCCGGTGGTAAGCCTTACGACACTAACTATTCTGTCCCCATTGTGACCGTCATCGACGGCACACGGATGTTGATTGCCGGGAACTCAGACGGTGGTTGTTATGCCTTGAATGCCCGCACGGGAGAAAAGCTCTGGGGCTTCAAAATGTCCAAACGTGGGTTGAATTGCTCGCCCGTTACCGATGGCAACCTGGTTTATATCGCGCATGGCGAAGACAACATCGACAATGTGGAATTTGGTCGTATCCAGTGCATTGATGGATCAAAACGTGGCGACATTACAGAAACTGGCAGCGTTTGGCGCGTCGACGGTGTCAAAGCCGGTTATGCCAGTGTACTCGTGAAAGACGGAATCCTGTATGTCGTAGCTGACACAGGCCGCATGTATGCCTATGACAGCAAAACGGGTAAAGAGCTTTGGACCTATAATCTTGGTACCGTAGGAAAAGGTTCTCCTGTCTGGGCAGATGGAAAGCTGTACGTGATGGAAGTGAATGGAAACATTCACATTCTCAAGCCCAGCCGCGAAAAATGCGAAGAACTTTCGCACGTTCAACTTTTAGCTCGGGTGGATAAAGGACTAGATGAAATCTATGCCTCACCGGCGATTGCCGACGGTCGAATTTATTTCGTGACTCGTGACCGCACGATTTGTATTGGTGATGAAAGTAAAAATCCAAGCAGTGGTTCTGTTCCTCCATTAGGAGCAGAAAAAGCCAAGCAGGACAAAATTGCTTCGATTCAGTTAACTCCATTTGAAATCGCCGCCACTCAAGGCGAAAAAATCGATTATGAAGTTCTGGCTTATGATGCAAACGGGCATTTTATTAAGAAGGTCGATGCCAAGATTACTCCCGGCAAGGGACTGGAAGGTTCGAAAGTAGATGGTTTGAGCTTGACGACTCCCGCTGATTTAAAAGCTCCCGCTGCCGGGACCGTATCAGTGAAAGTCGGAGATGCGACTGCGGAATCTCGAATCCGCGTGTTTCCACCACTTCCCTGGAAGTTTGACCTGGAAGGCTATAAAGGTAAGCAGGTTCCTCCAGCCTGGGTCAATGCATTCCTGAAACTGCAACCCAATGAGGTGGATGGAACAACGGCGCTCAAAGCCAGCCCCGGCAAAGGTCGTCCAAGTGCCACTATCTGGCTGGGACCTTCTGATATGAGTCAGTTAGCTCCAAATGGCTATACAGTTCAAGCGGATGTCTTTCTGAAAGAACAAAAGCGAAAATTGGCCAGTATGGGAGTCACTGTGAATCGTTATAATTTGATTCTCAAAGGGAATTCCAGCAAACTGGCGATTCAAAGCTGGGCACCACATAAGAGAATGACTAAGGAAGTTCGGTTTCGATCAGACCCGGATGTCTGGTATACTCTGAAACTCAAAGTCGATATCAAGGATGGTCAGGCAACTGTGAAAGGTAAGGTATGGCCTCGCAAGAAACCTGAACCCAAAGAGTGGACTATTGAAGCCTCAGACCCACACGCGAATATGAAGGGTAGTCCAGGGCTTTATCTTTACCGTCTCGCAGATGCTTACTTCGATAACATCATTGTCTCTGAGGATAAATAA
- the hemB gene encoding porphobilinogen synthase codes for MFPQVRMRRNRRTDWSRRLVSENQLSVNDLIWPVFIQEGTNQKTEIPSMPGVQRLTIDHLLEAAREAAELKIPALALFPATDPAKKTEGGEEAYNSENLVCRAVRALKAENLNLGILCDVALDPYTSHGQDGLVKEGYVVNDETLDVLCRQSVVQAEAGCDIIAPSDMMDGRVGVIREALDEAGFQNVQIMAYAAKYASAFYGPFRDAVGSGANLGTGDKRTYQMNPANSEEAMREVGLDISEGADMVMVKPGMPYLDIVRRVKAEFEVPTFAYQVSGEYAMISAAAQNGWLDREHCMLESLLCFKRAGADGILTYFAKEVAQLMQSN; via the coding sequence ATGTTTCCTCAAGTAAGAATGCGGCGAAATCGCCGCACAGACTGGTCTAGACGGTTGGTTTCTGAAAATCAACTCTCTGTAAATGACCTGATCTGGCCTGTATTTATACAGGAAGGCACGAATCAGAAAACAGAGATTCCTTCCATGCCCGGTGTGCAGCGATTGACCATCGATCACCTGCTCGAAGCTGCCAGGGAAGCTGCTGAGTTGAAAATACCTGCGTTAGCACTTTTTCCAGCGACTGATCCTGCTAAGAAGACCGAGGGTGGTGAAGAAGCCTATAATTCAGAAAATCTGGTTTGTCGTGCTGTACGTGCATTAAAGGCAGAGAACTTGAATCTGGGAATTCTCTGCGATGTTGCCCTGGATCCTTATACCAGTCATGGTCAGGATGGTCTGGTCAAAGAAGGATATGTTGTCAACGATGAGACACTGGATGTCTTATGTCGGCAGTCGGTCGTTCAAGCAGAAGCAGGTTGTGATATTATCGCCCCCTCGGACATGATGGATGGCCGTGTTGGTGTGATCCGTGAAGCCTTGGATGAAGCTGGTTTTCAAAATGTACAAATTATGGCATACGCAGCCAAATATGCATCTGCCTTTTATGGTCCATTCCGCGATGCCGTGGGTTCGGGAGCAAACCTGGGAACAGGCGACAAACGAACCTATCAGATGAATCCCGCCAATAGCGAAGAAGCAATGCGTGAAGTCGGTCTGGATATCAGTGAGGGAGCCGATATGGTGATGGTCAAACCGGGAATGCCTTATTTAGATATTGTTCGTCGCGTCAAAGCTGAGTTTGAAGTCCCCACGTTTGCTTATCAGGTAAGTGGCGAATATGCCATGATTTCCGCAGCAGCTCAAAACGGTTGGCTGGATCGTGAACACTGTATGCTCGAAAGCCTGCTCTGCTTCAAAAGAGCTGGCGCAGATGGCATTTTGACCTATTTTGCAAAAGAAGTGGCTCAGTTGATGCAATCTAATTAG
- a CDS encoding AAA family ATPase yields the protein MANEKRDFDDFLEKLKRHHDVMVDELHKVIIGQDDVIEQIMAAIFTGGHCLLVGVPGLAKTLLVSTIAQILDCDFKRIQFTPDLMPSDITGTNVLEEEDSGRRSFRFVQGPVFTNILLADEINRTPPKTQAALLQSMQEREVTVGQETYDLPDPFFVIATQNPIEQEGTYPLPEAQLDRFMFNIKVEYPNLEEEEKILASTSISEKPEIRKVLTAKSIIYLQRQINMIEVGPMTINYVTRLVRATRPSDGSAPQFIKQMVDWGAGPRAGQYLISGGKAIAAMAGRASVSLNDIRRVAIPVLRHRISTNFQAQAEGLVTEDIIARLLEEIPEPNIPKYE from the coding sequence TTGGCTAACGAAAAACGCGACTTCGACGATTTTCTCGAAAAGTTAAAACGTCATCATGATGTGATGGTAGACGAGCTTCATAAAGTCATCATTGGGCAAGATGATGTTATAGAACAAATTATGGCAGCCATTTTTACCGGTGGACATTGCCTCCTGGTAGGTGTTCCCGGATTAGCAAAGACGTTATTGGTTAGCACGATTGCCCAGATACTTGACTGCGATTTCAAACGCATTCAGTTTACCCCTGACCTGATGCCCTCTGATATTACGGGAACCAATGTCTTAGAAGAAGAGGATTCTGGACGGCGTTCATTTCGGTTCGTGCAAGGCCCCGTGTTTACGAATATTCTGCTGGCAGATGAAATCAACCGAACCCCCCCCAAAACACAGGCTGCACTGTTGCAATCCATGCAGGAACGAGAAGTCACCGTAGGTCAGGAGACCTACGATTTACCAGACCCTTTCTTTGTCATTGCCACGCAGAACCCCATTGAGCAAGAGGGAACTTATCCGCTACCCGAAGCACAACTGGACCGTTTTATGTTCAATATCAAGGTCGAGTACCCAAATCTGGAAGAAGAAGAAAAGATCCTGGCTTCAACCAGCATCAGTGAGAAACCGGAGATCCGCAAAGTATTAACGGCCAAATCGATTATCTACCTCCAAAGACAGATCAACATGATCGAAGTGGGTCCGATGACAATTAACTATGTGACGCGACTGGTACGTGCGACACGCCCCTCTGATGGCTCAGCGCCCCAATTTATTAAACAAATGGTCGATTGGGGAGCCGGTCCAAGAGCAGGACAATATTTGATTTCCGGTGGTAAAGCAATCGCTGCTATGGCGGGTCGCGCCAGTGTTTCGCTCAATGACATCAGACGTGTTGCGATTCCTGTGCTCAGACATCGCATTTCAACCAACTTCCAGGCACAAGCTGAAGGATTGGTAACAGAAGATATCATTGCACGTCTACTGGAAGAAATCCCGGAGCCGAATATCCCCAAATATGAGTGA
- a CDS encoding protein kinase domain-containing protein: MIFFNKKSPKKKLSTELVDLRLVSQQDIDSCLQELQDNSTDDDKLIRLLERKNLITSFQAGRLKNNELEGLVLGDNKLMYQNASGSFARVYRAASLTDGSMVGVKVLRQRWAQDPETVKMFRREAEVCKQFQHKNIVPIYDVGVQDNIHYFTMEFVEGGNLRDFITIRKKLSPQEAINYTIDICEGLEYANRLGYTHRDMKPTNVLMSIQGVAKLIDFGLAGEEDASGAANEAHQRAVEYGTLEKSTGAPRNDPRSDLYFVGTIFYELLCGKPPFPRTKDVEERKKPSRYSQVPSITSLDPDLPTSVVNVLEKLMAYQPQERFQSATEAIQELLEVRTQLDDPEEKNNAKVTSEAKVTAEQSLKISIAPPTILCVENRSKNQDVLRDYLTKHGYRVLILSDVDRALNRIKENAPDCVVFMEDAIGSGAVEAFHKAMELDLDLAAILILSEKNAKTKKKLRKTDRSRILVQPIKIRNLRAKIQKVLQHQLNDSAELTAY, from the coding sequence ATGATTTTTTTTAATAAGAAGTCACCAAAGAAAAAGCTGAGCACAGAGCTAGTCGATCTACGGCTTGTTTCGCAACAGGATATCGATTCCTGTCTTCAGGAACTCCAGGATAATTCGACTGATGATGACAAGCTGATTCGATTATTGGAACGGAAAAATCTGATTACGTCGTTTCAAGCAGGTCGTTTGAAAAACAATGAACTCGAGGGTCTGGTACTTGGCGATAACAAATTAATGTACCAGAATGCCTCTGGAAGTTTCGCACGCGTGTATCGCGCTGCATCCCTGACCGATGGTAGTATGGTGGGAGTCAAAGTTCTGAGACAGCGCTGGGCTCAGGATCCCGAAACCGTCAAAATGTTTCGTCGGGAAGCAGAAGTCTGCAAGCAGTTTCAGCATAAAAACATCGTACCAATATACGACGTCGGAGTGCAGGACAATATCCATTACTTCACAATGGAATTTGTGGAGGGAGGAAATCTACGTGATTTCATCACGATCCGAAAAAAACTATCACCGCAAGAGGCAATCAATTATACGATTGATATTTGTGAAGGTTTGGAATATGCGAATCGTCTCGGATATACACACCGTGACATGAAACCCACAAATGTGTTGATGTCGATTCAGGGAGTCGCCAAACTGATTGACTTTGGACTGGCAGGGGAAGAGGATGCCAGTGGTGCTGCCAATGAAGCCCATCAGCGTGCTGTTGAATATGGGACATTAGAAAAATCAACCGGTGCCCCACGAAATGATCCGCGAAGCGATCTCTATTTTGTGGGAACCATTTTTTATGAACTTCTTTGTGGTAAACCCCCATTTCCACGTACTAAGGATGTCGAAGAACGGAAAAAACCATCACGGTATTCCCAAGTTCCTTCCATTACATCCCTGGATCCAGACTTGCCAACTTCGGTAGTGAATGTATTAGAAAAGTTGATGGCCTATCAACCGCAAGAACGTTTCCAGTCTGCCACTGAGGCAATTCAAGAGCTGCTTGAAGTGCGTACCCAGCTAGATGATCCTGAAGAGAAAAACAATGCGAAAGTGACTTCGGAAGCGAAAGTGACTGCAGAGCAATCATTAAAAATTTCGATCGCACCTCCCACAATTTTGTGTGTTGAGAATCGATCCAAGAATCAAGACGTCTTGCGGGATTACCTTACGAAACATGGCTATCGTGTTTTGATTTTAAGTGACGTAGATCGTGCTTTGAACCGTATTAAAGAAAATGCTCCTGACTGTGTCGTCTTTATGGAGGATGCCATTGGCTCAGGGGCCGTGGAAGCATTTCATAAAGCGATGGAACTGGATCTCGATCTGGCTGCCATTCTCATTCTTTCGGAGAAAAATGCCAAAACCAAGAAGAAATTAAGAAAGACAGATCGTTCTCGTATTCTTGTTCAGCCTATCAAAATTCGTAATTTACGGGCTAAGATTCAGAAAGTCCTGCAGCACCAACTCAATGACTCTGCAGAACTCACTGCTTATTAA